From one Triticum urartu cultivar G1812 chromosome 3, Tu2.1, whole genome shotgun sequence genomic stretch:
- the LOC125542563 gene encoding putative F-box protein At4g22180, whose protein sequence is METCSIVARIISLQDLAMYRHKLCSLVFRLLPRLLGFPPLKKFCKDEHVHVALSETKMAATLPELPQDILMVIFAVLEIPDLVRAGSVCSSWHSAYAELRTLGKYKKGQTPCLVYTSESDPYDVLSLYSLAEKRSYKLSLPQPPIRSRYLIGSSHGWLVTVDERSEMHLLNPITCEQIALPSVTTIEHVKPIFDEYGDVCEYEMSWHTGTHRGHNPPSIFALAELRGRLYWKAFVFPDTSSGGYIVVLIHNPQCQLSFAKAGDDKWTWLPPDYLYDDCTYKDGILYTVNVKGEFHAFDLSGPVVTVKMVIRVPEHYDCDTRYIVQAPWGSLLLVHRIVGDHDLEPEPGASEYWNTKEIQIFEIDALWSEIKVIHCLRDHVLFLGHNLLLCLTADEYPALKANRSYFTDDNFLWTLRHKNSHRDMGMLKLDDNSREELVSPQLWSNCPAPMWITPDLRKINAIGSMSQQL, encoded by the coding sequence ATGGAGACCTGTAGCATAGTAGCCAGGATAATCAGTTTGCAAGACCTAGCTATGTACCGGCACAAGTTGTGCTCTCTAGTCTTCAGACTTTTGCCCAGGCTGCTAGGCTTCCCTCCACTCAAGAAATTCTGCAAAGATGAACATGTTCATGTGGCACTGTCAGAGACCAAGATGGCGGCCACATTGCCGGAGCTGCCGCAGGACATCTTGATGGTTATCTTTGCCGTTCTCGAGATCCCTGACCTCGTGCGCGCTGGCTCGGTCTGTTCATCCTGGCACTCCGCATACGCCGAGCTACGCACTCTTGGGAAGTACAAGAAGGGTCAGACGCCTTGCCTGGTCTACACCTCTGAATCTGATCCTTATGATGTTTTGTCCCTCTACAGCCTCGCCGAGAAGAGGTCCTACAAGTTATCTCTGCCGCAGCCACCTATCCGCAGCAGGTATTTGATTGGGTCCTCACATGGCTGGCTCGTTACCGTCGACGAGAGATCTGAGATGCACCTTCTGAATCCAATCACCTGTGAACAGATTGCTCTCCCTTCAGTGACCACCATTGAGCATGTGAAGCCCATATTTGATGAGTATGGTGATGTCTGCGAGTACGAGATGTCATGGCACACTGGGACGCACAGAGGTCATAATCCGCCATCCATCTTCGCTCTTGCCGAGCTGAGGGGTAGACTCTATTGGAAGGCGTTTGTATTTCCTGATACATCCTCAGGAGGCTACATTGTGGTGCTCATCCACAATCCACAATGCCAGCTCTCATTTGCAAAGGCAGGGGATGATAAGTGGACCTGGCTACCGCCTGATTATCTCTATGATGACTGCACTTATAAGGATGGCATATTGTATACAGTGAATGTAAAAGGAGAATTCCACGCATTCGATCTTAGTGGCCCTGTGGTCACTGTGAAGATGGTTATAAGGGTACCCGAGCATTATGATTGCGATACCAGGTACATTGTTCAAGCTCCATGGGGCAGTCTGCTACTTGTGCATAGAATAGTTGGTGACCATGATTTAGAACCTGAGCCTGGTGCATCTGAATACTGGAACACTAaggagattcaaatatttgaGATTGATGCTCTTTGGAGCGAAATTAAGGTGATCCATTGCCTGCGTGACCATGTGTTATTTCTTGGTCATAATCTATTGCTCTGCCTCACTGCTGATGAATATCCCGCACTCAAGGCAAATCGTTCCTATTTTACTGACGATAATTTTCTATGGACACTGCGACATAAGAACAGTCATCGTGATATGGGAATGCTTAAATTGGATGATAACAGCAGGGAGGAGCTTGTATCTCCTCAGCTTTGGTCCAACTGTCCAGCTCCAATGTGGATTACTCCTGATCTTAGAAAGATCAACGCGATAGGCTCAATGAGCCAACAACTGTGA